The following are encoded together in the Culex pipiens pallens isolate TS chromosome 1, TS_CPP_V2, whole genome shotgun sequence genome:
- the LOC120416248 gene encoding osteopetrosis-associated transmembrane protein 1 codes for MIRLAWKISVLYAAFLVPFVAADDLPPYNCDAVFKFEGQFEKIVALIPYHVYPIYTLCTNVQFAKEYQAAMALYEQAASDPVCARMNFKRSQVNLIDMMHDQLVSLWSTANCQDCLDRANETREFLAHFDELDKCLTKHLLSPCDPCAESYGSIQGQYEELVRGHKDTICVDVEDRMNQTRHRWSAEFNCCRNRQHSTTTFVVIASVFCSLPVVFYVVMYGVMRAKEARERSREPLLDDSSRDVPAGSGSGSGAELVAGS; via the exons CTGCGTTTCTGGTTCCGTTTGTGGCCGCCGATGATCT ACCCCCCTACAACTGCGACGCAGTGTTCAAGTTCGAAGGTCAGTTCGAGAAGATCGTCGCGCTGATCCCGTACCACGTCTACCCGATCTACACGCTCTGCACCAATGTCCAGTTCGCGAAGGAGTACCAGGCGGCGATGGCGCTGTACGAGCAGGCCGCCAGCGATCCCGTGTGCGCTCGGATGAACTTTAAGCGCAGCCAGGTTAACCTGATCGACATGATGCACGACCAGCTGGTGTCGCTGTGGAGTACCGCAAACTGCCAGGACTGTCTGGATCGGGCGAATGAGACGCGGGAGTTTTTGGCGCACTTTGACGAGCTGGACAAGTGTCTGACGAAGCACCTGCTTTCGCCGTGTGATCCGTGCGCGGAGAGTTACGGCTCGATCCAGGGTCAGTACGAGGAGTTGGTTAGGGGGCATAAAGATACGATTTGTGTCGATGTTGAGGATCGGATGAACCAGACGCGGCACAGGTGGAGTGCGGAGTTCAACTGCTGCCGGAACAGGCAGCACTCGACGACGACGTTCGTCGTGATTGCTTCGGTGTTTTGTAGCCTTCCGGTGGTTTTCTACGTGGTGATGTACGGGGTAATGCGGGCGAAGGAGGCTAGGGAGAGGAGCAGGGAGCCGTTGTTGGATGATTCCAGTCGAGATGTGCCAGCTGGTTCTGGTTCGGGAAGCGGTGCTGAATTGGTTGCGGGTAGTTGA